A single Gopherus flavomarginatus isolate rGopFla2 chromosome 17, rGopFla2.mat.asm, whole genome shotgun sequence DNA region contains:
- the TRIM32 gene encoding E3 ubiquitin-protein ligase TRIM32: MAAASHLNSDALREVLECPICMESFTEDQLRPKLLHCGHTICKQCLEKLLANSINGIRCPFCSKITRITNLAQLTDNLTVLKIIDTTGLSESVGLFMCKACGRRLPRHFCKSCNLVLCDPCKEIEHQQQGHGVVAIKEAADERRKEFGVKLGRLRELMGDLQKRKASLEGVSKDVQSRYKAVLQDYSKEERKIQEELARSRKFFTNSLSEVEKINNQVMEEQAYLLNIAEVQIVSRCDYFLAKLKQGDIALLEEAADEEEPELTNNLPRELTLQEVELLKVGHVGPLQIGQVAKKPRTVNMEESLMETAASSSATFREPDVVQEGTGLTPNSSPAKPRMPETATSIQQCHFLKKMGSKGSMPGMFNLPVSLHVTVQGEVLVADRGNFRIQVFTRKGFLKEIRRSPSGIDSFVLSFLGADLPNLTPLSVTMNCHGLIGVTDSYDNSLKVYTMDGHCVACHRSQLSKPWGITALPSGQFVVTDVEGGKLWCFTVDRGVGVVKYSCLCSAVRPKFVTCDSEGTVYFTQGLGLNLENRQHEHHLEGGFSIGSVGPDGHLGRQISHFFSENEDFRCIAGMCVDARGDLIVADSSRKEILHFPKGGGYNILIREGLTCPVGIAITPKGQLLVLDCWDHCIKIYSYHLRRYSTP, translated from the coding sequence ATGGCTGCTGCCTCTCACCTGAATTCAGATGCACTTCGGGAAGTTCTGGAGTGTCCCATTTGCATGGAGTCCTTTACCGAGGACCAGCTGAGGCCCAAACTCTTACACTGTGGGCACACCATCTGCAAGCAGTGCTTGGAGAAACTCCTAGCAAACAGCATCAATGGGATACGCTGCCCTTTCTGCAGCAAGATCACTCGGATCACAAACTTGGCTCAACTGACCGACAATCTCACTGTGCTGAAGATCATAGACACCACAGGACTGAGTGAATCTGTGGGCCTTTTCATGTGCAAAGCTTGCGGGAGAAGGTTACCCAGGCACTTCTGCAAGAGCTGTAATTTGGTTTTGTGTGACCCATGCAAGGAGATAGAACATCAGCAGCAAGGACATGGTGTTGTTGCCATCAAAGAGGCTGCGGATGAACGGAGGAAGGAATTTGGGGTAAAGCTCGGCAGACTTCGGGAGCTCATGGGGGATCTGCAGAAAAGAAAAGCATCTTTGGAAGGGGTCTCCAAAGACGTGCAATCCAGATACAAAGCAGTTCTTCAGGATTATAGCAAGGAAGAGCGCAAGATCCAGGAAGAACTGGCAAGGTCACGGAAGTTCTTCACAAATTCTTTGTCTgaagtggagaaaataaataaccaGGTAATGGAGGAACAGGCTTATCTGCTGAACATAGCAGAAGTGCAGATCGTATCCCGATGTGACTATTTCCTTGCCAAGCTTAAGCAGGGAGATATAGCTCTCTTGGAGGAGGCAGCGGACGAGGAAGAGCCAGAACTGACAAACAACCTACCAAGAGAGCTGACTCTGCAAGAGGTGGAACTCCTCAAGGTGGGCCATGTGGGGCCACTGCAGATTGGGCAGGTGGCGAAGAAACCTCGGACAGTCAACATGGAGGAATCTCTGATGGAGACTGCGGCATCCTCATCGGCTACATTTAGGGAGCCTGATGTGGTGCAAGAAGGGACCGGTTTGACACCAAATTCCTCACCTGCCAAACCAAGGATGCCTGAAACAGCCACTAGCATCCAGCAATGTCACTTCCTCAAGAAGATGGGCTCCAAAGGCAGCATGCCAGGGATGTTCAATCTTCCTGTCAGCCTACATGTCACTGTACAGGGAGAGGTGCTTGTGGCAGATCGTGGCAATTTCCGAATCCAGGTATTTACCCGCAAGGGTTTTCTGAAGGAGATCCGGCGGAGCCCTAGTGGCATTGATAGCTTTGTGCTGAGTTTCCTTGGAGCAGATCTACCCAATTTGACTCCCCTATCTGTCACCATGAACTGCCATGGCCTGATAGGAGTGACTGACAGCTATGATAACTCACTAAAGGTGTATACCATGGATGGACACTGTGTTGCATGTCACAGGAGCCAGCTTAGTAAGCCCTGGGGCATCACAGCTCTGCCTTCAGGGCAGTTTGTAGTGACCGATGTGGAAGGAGGAAAGCTCTGGTGTTTCACAGTGGACCGTGGTGTTGGGGTAGTTAAGTACAGTTGCTTATGTAGTGCTGTGCGTCCAAAGTTTGTCACTTGTGATTCTGAAGGGACCGTATACTTCACTCAGGGGCTGGGGCTGAACCTGGAGAACCGCCAGCATGAGCATCACCTCGAGGGGGGCTTTTCAATTGGCTCCGTAGGTCCAGATGGGCACTTAGGCCGCCAGATCAGCCACTTCTTCTCCGAGAATGAGGATTTCAGGTGCATCGCTGGGATGTGCGTGGATGCTAGGGGAGACCTGATTGTTGCCGACAGCAGCCGTAAAGAAATCCTGCATTTTCCTAAAGGAGGTGGCTACAATATCTTAATCAGGGAAGGCCTCACCTGCCCTGTGGGCATAGCCATTACACCTAAAGGGCAGCTGCTAGTGCTGGACTGTTGGGATCATTGCATTAAGATCTACAGTTACCATCTGAGGAGGTATTCCACACCTTAA